The following proteins are co-located in the Fodinicurvata sp. EGI_FJ10296 genome:
- a CDS encoding phosphoadenylyl-sulfate reductase, whose amino-acid sequence MVDLDASLTEKARILNASLEGAAPEVVIDAIRETVAPGRFAVVSSFGTESAVLLDAMARVDGTIEVLLLDTGWLFPETLDYRDRLVDRLRLTNVRSLHPDAADQAERDPEEFLWASDPDACCHMRKVRPLERALDGMAAWANGRKRYHGGQRSRIPVVEVEGPRLKVNPLAALDPKDVEQRFESLNLPRHPMQDKGYDSVGCIPCTSRRRPGEEVRDGRWRGMAKTECGIHMLGPVGC is encoded by the coding sequence ATGGTGGACCTGGACGCATCTCTGACCGAAAAGGCCCGCATCCTGAACGCGAGCCTGGAAGGTGCGGCGCCGGAAGTCGTGATCGATGCCATCCGTGAAACCGTTGCCCCCGGCAGGTTCGCGGTGGTGTCATCGTTCGGTACGGAATCGGCCGTGCTGCTCGACGCGATGGCGCGGGTGGATGGCACCATCGAGGTGTTGCTGCTCGACACCGGCTGGCTTTTCCCGGAGACGCTGGACTATCGCGACCGGCTGGTGGACCGCCTGAGGTTGACGAATGTCCGCTCGCTGCATCCCGATGCCGCAGATCAGGCGGAGCGCGACCCGGAGGAATTCCTGTGGGCTTCGGATCCCGATGCGTGCTGTCACATGCGCAAGGTAAGGCCGCTGGAACGCGCGCTGGACGGGATGGCGGCGTGGGCCAATGGGCGCAAGCGCTATCACGGCGGCCAGCGGTCACGCATACCGGTCGTCGAGGTCGAGGGGCCGCGCCTCAAAGTCAATCCGCTGGCAGCGCTTGATCCAAAGGACGTCGAGCAGAGGTTCGAGAGTCTGAATCTGCCGCGCCATCCGATGCAGGACAAGGGGTATGACAGTGTCGGCTGCATTCCCTGCACCTCGCGCCGGCGTCCCGGCGAAGAGGTGCGGGACGGCCGGTGGCGCGGTATGGCCAAGACCGAGTGCGGCATACACATGCTCGGCCCCGTCGGCTGCTGA
- a CDS encoding DUF934 domain-containing protein, whose amino-acid sequence MPLLKHGRPVADVWIAVADATAPPAGDHLLLTADQLADYGAVPVEARPDARWGVTWPNDRPVSDLAPHLDRLSLVCLSFPTFKDGRAYSQARQLREHYGFSGEIRATGQVLRDQFAFMVRAGFDALLVARDADADAFDREVASIPVVYQPGADNRMTAFRARVGGAGVAS is encoded by the coding sequence ATGCCGCTGCTTAAGCACGGTCGACCGGTAGCGGATGTATGGATTGCCGTTGCGGATGCTACGGCGCCGCCTGCGGGCGACCACCTTCTCCTCACGGCCGACCAACTGGCTGACTACGGTGCGGTGCCTGTGGAGGCGCGGCCCGATGCCCGATGGGGGGTCACATGGCCCAACGACCGGCCGGTGTCGGATCTGGCACCCCATCTGGATCGACTGTCGCTGGTCTGTCTGTCCTTTCCGACCTTCAAGGACGGCAGGGCATACAGCCAGGCGCGTCAACTGCGCGAGCATTACGGCTTCAGCGGCGAAATCCGGGCGACCGGTCAGGTACTCCGGGACCAGTTCGCCTTCATGGTGCGTGCCGGCTTTGACGCCTTGCTGGTCGCCCGCGATGCCGACGCGGACGCGTTCGACCGCGAGGTTGCGAGCATTCCCGTTGTGTATCAACCCGGCGCCGATAACCGCATGACAGCATTCAGAGCCCGCGTAGGCGGGGCGGGAGTGGCCAGCTGA
- a CDS encoding nitrite/sulfite reductase, whose translation MYQYDEHDQALVSARVDQFRDQVARRLSGELTEDEFKPLRLMNGVYLQLHAYMLRIAIPYGTLSSDQMRVLAHVARTYDRGYGHFTTRQNIQFNWIALKDLPDAMADLAAAQMHGIQTSGNCIRNVTTDAFAGVAPDEIADPRIWAEILRQWSSLHPEFSFLPRKFKIALTGSPNDRAAVQVHDIGLRMRRRDGKADGDVGFEVLVGGGLGRTPFLGKTIAEFVEPSDLLSYVEAILRVYNAHGRRDNIYKARIKILVHDLGIDAFRREVDAVFETIRGGALTLTDDMISAVAERFTEHAYESLDGDDPALAGALMEPAFARWHRASVSPHRKPGYAAVTVSLKPEDGAPGDATAAQIEALADLSDRFGFGELRITHQQNVVLPHVRQRDLPALYAALAESGLSTANVGHLTDIIACPGLDFCSLANTRSIPIAQAITRRFADIDRVHGIGPVRINISGCINACGHHHVGHIGLLGVEKQGQEVYQITLGGRSDDDATLGQLLGPAVPADRVVDVVEDLIDTYLAHRHGPEERFIDLVGRLGIEPFKEQANAAA comes from the coding sequence ATGTATCAGTACGACGAACACGATCAGGCTCTGGTCTCCGCCCGCGTTGACCAGTTCCGCGACCAGGTGGCCCGCCGTCTTTCCGGAGAACTGACCGAGGACGAATTCAAGCCGCTGCGGCTGATGAATGGCGTTTATCTTCAACTCCATGCCTATATGCTGCGCATCGCCATCCCGTATGGCACCCTCTCGTCGGACCAGATGCGGGTGCTGGCGCATGTCGCGCGGACCTATGACCGCGGCTACGGCCATTTCACGACGCGGCAGAACATCCAGTTCAACTGGATCGCGCTCAAGGATCTGCCCGACGCGATGGCCGATCTGGCGGCGGCGCAGATGCACGGCATCCAGACCAGCGGCAATTGCATCCGCAACGTCACCACCGACGCCTTTGCCGGTGTCGCGCCTGACGAGATCGCCGATCCGCGCATCTGGGCGGAGATCCTGCGCCAGTGGTCCAGCCTGCATCCGGAATTCTCGTTCCTGCCGCGCAAGTTCAAGATTGCACTGACCGGATCGCCCAACGACCGGGCGGCAGTACAGGTTCACGACATCGGCCTGCGCATGCGCCGGCGCGATGGCAAGGCCGACGGGGATGTCGGCTTCGAAGTGCTGGTCGGCGGCGGTCTCGGCCGGACGCCGTTCCTGGGCAAGACGATCGCCGAGTTTGTCGAGCCGTCGGATCTGCTGAGCTATGTCGAGGCGATTCTGCGCGTCTACAACGCCCACGGACGGCGCGACAATATCTACAAGGCCCGCATCAAGATCCTGGTCCACGATCTGGGTATCGACGCCTTCCGCCGCGAAGTCGATGCGGTGTTCGAGACGATCCGCGGCGGGGCGCTGACGCTGACCGATGACATGATTTCGGCGGTCGCGGAGCGCTTCACGGAGCACGCTTATGAATCGCTCGACGGCGACGATCCGGCGCTGGCGGGCGCGCTGATGGAGCCGGCTTTTGCCCGATGGCATCGGGCATCGGTGAGCCCGCACCGCAAGCCCGGCTATGCCGCAGTGACGGTGTCGCTGAAGCCGGAAGACGGCGCGCCGGGGGACGCGACCGCCGCCCAGATCGAGGCCCTGGCCGATCTGTCGGACCGGTTCGGCTTCGGTGAACTTCGGATTACGCACCAGCAGAACGTGGTTCTGCCCCATGTCCGTCAGCGCGATCTTCCGGCACTTTACGCCGCTTTGGCCGAGTCCGGACTGTCGACGGCCAATGTCGGCCATCTGACCGACATCATCGCCTGCCCGGGGCTGGATTTCTGCAGTCTGGCCAACACGCGGTCCATTCCCATTGCCCAGGCAATCACACGCCGCTTTGCCGATATTGACCGCGTGCACGGCATTGGTCCCGTCCGCATCAACATTTCTGGCTGCATCAATGCTTGCGGACACCATCATGTCGGGCATATAGGCCTTCTCGGCGTCGAGAAGCAGGGCCAGGAAGTCTACCAGATCACGCTTGGCGGCCGGTCCGACGACGATGCCACGCTTGGTCAGTTGCTGGGCCCGGCCGTGCCCGCCGACCGCGTCGTCGACGTGGTTGAAGACCTGATCGACACTTATCTCGCCCATAGGCACGGACCCGAAGAGCGGTTCATCGATCTGGTCGGGCGTCTGGGGATCGAGCCATTCAAGGAGCAAGCCAATGCCGCTGCTTAA
- a CDS encoding DUF2849 domain-containing protein — MTSPHQQKLRVKGPVVVTANGLADGGVLWWTGSGWSRSLPGAIVVTTEDAARALLVDADADPRAVGAYVAPVIRDDDGTVRPGNLRERIRASGPTTPIPKYAGDRSATAAAGLDPTVGPVS; from the coding sequence ATGACGTCTCCCCATCAACAGAAGCTCCGCGTGAAGGGGCCCGTCGTGGTGACCGCGAATGGTTTGGCCGATGGTGGGGTTCTCTGGTGGACCGGCAGCGGCTGGTCGCGATCGTTGCCGGGCGCCATCGTCGTGACGACGGAAGACGCGGCCAGGGCGCTGCTGGTCGATGCGGACGCTGACCCACGCGCCGTGGGCGCCTATGTCGCGCCGGTCATTCGGGACGATGACGGCACGGTCCGGCCAGGGAACCTTCGCGAGCGCATCCGCGCGTCGGGTCCGACAACGCCGATACCGAAATATGCCGGCGACCGGTCAGCCACGGCGGCGGCTGGGCTGGATCCGACAGTCGGCCCCGTTTCCTGA
- the cysG gene encoding siroheme synthase CysG, which yields MLHFPVFMKFSRRPVLLIGAGDAAAAKASLLLAAGADLRVLPAGDTPVAAMESHVRDRGVTIIDGAIETVDLTDKHACVVSACGDGRDEVVAARMAGSGTPFNAVDRPDLSTFIVPAIVDRGDVVVAVGTGGGAPVLARRLRERIEALLPEGIGRLGAFIAAHRAPIAAWSTAARRRFWERVIDGPIGAAVLAGREGEAAAGVASLRDAQTGEDAVGSVQLVGAGPGDPDLLTVKALRALQDADIVLYDDLVTAPILDRIRRDAEKVFVGKRAGTPGLGQEAIHRLMIDHARSGRAVVRLKGGDPFVFGRGGEEIEALREAGIAFDVVPGITAAVGCAASLELPLTHRRLASRLATVAAHRRADAEAVNWQPLADEDTTVAVYMGRSAAATVANGLIAAGRAPDTPVAVIASGTRPDAVTHVGRLDGLPALAALTAATPSAPVLFIVGDVVSLSRPWIDAAETRFLAVAGE from the coding sequence ATGCTGCACTTTCCGGTTTTCATGAAATTCAGCCGCCGCCCGGTCCTGCTGATCGGGGCGGGTGACGCCGCGGCCGCCAAGGCGTCACTGCTTTTGGCGGCGGGCGCCGATCTGCGCGTTCTGCCTGCTGGCGACACGCCGGTGGCGGCGATGGAAAGCCATGTCCGTGACCGCGGCGTCACCATCATCGATGGCGCGATCGAAACCGTCGACCTGACAGACAAACATGCCTGCGTGGTATCCGCCTGCGGCGATGGCCGCGACGAAGTGGTGGCCGCGCGCATGGCCGGATCCGGCACGCCGTTCAATGCCGTTGATCGGCCGGATCTGTCGACCTTCATCGTTCCGGCCATCGTCGATCGCGGTGATGTCGTCGTGGCCGTCGGCACCGGCGGTGGCGCACCGGTCCTGGCCCGGCGGTTGCGCGAACGGATCGAAGCACTGCTTCCCGAGGGCATAGGCCGGCTTGGTGCCTTCATCGCCGCCCATCGCGCGCCGATTGCCGCCTGGTCGACCGCCGCCCGGCGCCGGTTCTGGGAGCGGGTGATCGACGGTCCGATCGGCGCGGCGGTGTTGGCCGGCCGCGAGGGCGAGGCGGCAGCAGGTGTCGCGTCGTTGCGCGATGCGCAAACAGGCGAGGACGCGGTCGGTTCGGTGCAACTGGTCGGCGCCGGTCCCGGCGATCCGGATCTGCTGACGGTCAAGGCCCTGCGTGCGTTGCAGGACGCCGACATCGTCCTTTATGACGATCTGGTGACCGCACCGATTCTGGACCGCATTCGCCGGGACGCCGAAAAGGTGTTCGTCGGCAAGCGCGCCGGGACGCCCGGTCTCGGGCAGGAGGCGATCCACCGGCTGATGATCGACCACGCCCGTTCTGGTCGCGCGGTGGTGCGGCTGAAGGGCGGCGACCCCTTCGTTTTCGGTCGTGGTGGCGAAGAAATCGAAGCTCTGCGGGAAGCGGGGATCGCGTTCGACGTCGTTCCCGGCATTACGGCCGCAGTTGGCTGTGCAGCGTCGCTGGAATTGCCGTTGACGCATCGGCGCCTGGCGTCGCGGCTGGCGACGGTTGCCGCGCACCGGCGCGCCGACGCAGAGGCGGTGAACTGGCAGCCCCTGGCGGACGAGGACACCACCGTGGCGGTTTATATGGGGCGGAGTGCCGCCGCGACGGTCGCCAACGGGCTCATCGCCGCCGGACGCGCGCCGGACACACCGGTTGCTGTCATTGCTTCCGGGACCCGCCCTGATGCCGTGACGCATGTCGGCCGCCTCGACGGTCTGCCGGCATTGGCCGCGCTGACCGCCGCGACGCCGTCGGCGCCGGTGCTGTTCATCGTCGGCGATGTCGTAAGCCTGTCGCGACCCTGGATCGACGCTGCCGAGACGCGCTTCCTTGCTGTCGCTGGCGAATAG
- a CDS encoding cyanophycinase, with protein sequence MTATNEGSLSIGALIAIGGAEDKTSDSEIMKRLFSYAPPDNAKVGVLTTASGIPDEVYPQYETVFEELGATEVIHLNVRKREDARDSATIDAVRSCGTIFITGGDQLRLTHVLGGSPLLEAIRKRRTEGAVVAGTSAGAAAMSATMIYNGAAADALKKGAVNMSAGLGFVEGIVIDSHFLERGRFTRLMEVGATNPEYTGVGIGEDAAVILYPGSRGPILEAIGPGHIIVVDSSDLRSSNVTDAHNGDPLALEHVIMHALTSGHGFDVGTRRFLQPDEVDRAKRDARIADS encoded by the coding sequence ATGACAGCAACAAATGAAGGATCATTGTCGATCGGGGCGCTGATCGCCATTGGCGGCGCGGAAGACAAGACGTCCGACTCGGAAATCATGAAGCGCCTCTTCAGTTATGCGCCCCCCGACAACGCGAAGGTCGGCGTCCTCACAACCGCAAGCGGCATACCCGACGAAGTCTATCCACAGTATGAAACCGTGTTCGAAGAGCTGGGCGCGACGGAGGTAATTCACCTGAACGTTCGCAAGCGCGAGGATGCACGCGATTCAGCTACTATCGACGCTGTCCGCTCCTGCGGCACGATCTTCATCACCGGCGGCGACCAGCTTCGCCTGACCCATGTTCTGGGCGGCTCGCCCTTGCTGGAAGCCATTCGAAAAAGGCGCACAGAAGGCGCCGTGGTCGCCGGCACCAGCGCAGGTGCCGCCGCGATGTCGGCCACGATGATTTATAACGGCGCTGCCGCCGACGCCCTGAAAAAGGGGGCCGTTAACATGAGTGCAGGTCTGGGCTTCGTTGAAGGCATCGTTATCGACAGTCATTTCCTGGAACGCGGCCGATTCACCCGGCTGATGGAGGTCGGTGCGACCAATCCGGAGTACACCGGCGTCGGAATCGGCGAAGACGCAGCGGTAATTCTGTATCCCGGATCCCGCGGACCGATACTCGAAGCGATCGGGCCGGGCCATATTATCGTCGTTGACAGTTCCGACCTGCGCAGTTCCAATGTAACCGATGCGCATAACGGCGATCCGCTGGCACTAGAACACGTCATTATGCATGCCCTGACCAGCGGCCATGGTTTCGACGTCGGCACACGTCGATTTCTCCAGCCCGACGAGGTCGATCGGGCAAAAAGGGACGCCAGAATTGCAGATTCTTGA
- the cphA gene encoding cyanophycin synthetase: MQILEQRALRGPNYYNRYLTIFMRLDIGALETRPSDQVPGMVDRLQQLMPGIVEHRCSVGERGGFLQRVAYGTYAGHITEHVAIELQNMIGFSVGYGKTVDSYDPGIYNVCYRYRDEACGLAAGREAVDIVDRLFNGGDADMDAVIARLKVVRDAHMLGPSTAAIVDAAKARGIPWYRLTDDTSYIQLGHGARQQRLQATVTWKTSILGHGIADDKDWTKQILGDAGIPVPAGRVCHTWEEAVLAAEAIGYPVVTKPLVGNHGRGVSTDMTDEAELRVGYEAALARHETVVVERFIRGDDYRLLVIDGKLVAAARRRPAHVTGDGRSTLKQLIDSENSDPRRGIGHENLLTQIDIDRQTERLIAQAGLSLDSTIPEGEVVWLKPTANISTGGTATDVTDDVHPEVKYAAERIGRLIGLDIIGIDLLAETLTRPLDEQSAGVVEVNAGPGFRMHLSPTHGKGRAVGEAVTDMLFPDPADDGRIPIAAITGTNGKTTTTRLLAHLLRQSGRQVGMACTGTIEIDNHVIMRGDYSGPMAAQIVLREPTVDHAVLEVARGGIMRRGLGFDTCDVGVLLNIASDHLGEYDIHTLDELARCKTVVVDAVKPDGTSVLNADDPRVMDQGTYWASGRIVYFSMRPETEALRAHVADHGILFTVAGGSGSSLAGGRIVMRQGQVEADVVAIDDMPIAFEGHAPFNVQNAMAAAAAGFALGLTLGDIKMGLQSFFPTPGMLPGRTNLIEADGVRCLIDYGHNVPALTALEPLVTGLSGGGRRIGVASAPGNRRNDDLMALGAQIARMLDHLYICESDPRGRKIGEAADLIRRGAEAEGGCTVEIVMAENAAVEKAIDAAVQGDLLLLLVDDIDGVVQRLKGRSFSRPAPLAG; encoded by the coding sequence TTGCAGATTCTTGAACAACGGGCACTTCGCGGCCCGAACTACTATAACCGCTACCTGACGATATTCATGCGCCTTGATATCGGCGCACTTGAGACCAGACCCAGCGACCAGGTTCCCGGAATGGTCGACCGTTTGCAGCAACTGATGCCCGGCATCGTCGAACACCGCTGCTCGGTCGGAGAACGCGGCGGGTTCCTGCAGCGGGTCGCTTACGGAACCTACGCCGGCCACATCACGGAACATGTGGCGATCGAGTTGCAGAACATGATCGGCTTCTCGGTCGGCTACGGCAAGACGGTCGATAGCTATGATCCCGGCATCTACAATGTCTGCTATCGCTATCGCGACGAGGCCTGCGGTCTGGCCGCCGGGCGCGAAGCAGTCGACATCGTCGACCGCCTTTTCAACGGCGGCGATGCCGACATGGACGCCGTCATCGCGCGCCTCAAGGTTGTCCGCGACGCGCATATGCTCGGCCCCTCGACCGCCGCCATCGTCGATGCCGCCAAGGCCCGCGGCATACCCTGGTACCGATTGACCGATGATACGAGCTACATCCAGCTTGGCCACGGCGCCAGGCAGCAGCGCCTGCAGGCAACCGTCACCTGGAAAACGTCGATCCTTGGCCACGGCATCGCCGATGACAAGGACTGGACCAAGCAGATCCTCGGTGACGCCGGCATACCGGTTCCCGCAGGCCGTGTCTGCCACACCTGGGAAGAAGCGGTGTTGGCGGCCGAGGCCATCGGCTATCCGGTCGTCACCAAGCCGCTCGTGGGCAATCATGGTCGCGGCGTCAGCACCGATATGACCGACGAGGCCGAGTTGCGGGTCGGCTATGAAGCGGCCCTCGCCCGCCACGAGACTGTGGTCGTCGAGCGTTTCATCAGGGGCGACGATTACCGGCTGCTGGTGATCGACGGCAAGCTTGTCGCCGCCGCCCGCCGCCGTCCGGCCCATGTTACCGGCGACGGCAGGTCGACACTGAAGCAATTGATCGACAGCGAGAACAGCGATCCACGGCGCGGCATCGGCCATGAAAACCTGCTGACGCAGATCGACATCGACCGGCAGACCGAACGCCTGATTGCGCAGGCCGGGTTGAGCCTCGACAGCACGATCCCCGAAGGCGAGGTCGTCTGGCTGAAGCCGACCGCGAACATCTCGACCGGCGGAACGGCAACGGACGTGACCGATGATGTCCACCCCGAGGTCAAATACGCCGCGGAACGCATCGGCCGCCTGATCGGCCTCGATATCATCGGCATCGACCTGCTTGCCGAAACGCTGACCCGGCCGCTTGACGAGCAGTCCGCCGGCGTCGTCGAAGTGAATGCCGGGCCGGGCTTCCGCATGCATCTATCGCCGACCCACGGCAAGGGCCGTGCCGTCGGCGAAGCCGTCACCGACATGCTGTTTCCCGACCCCGCGGACGACGGCCGCATTCCGATCGCCGCCATCACCGGCACCAACGGCAAGACAACCACGACGCGGCTGCTGGCGCATCTGCTGCGCCAGTCCGGGCGCCAGGTGGGCATGGCCTGCACCGGCACGATCGAGATCGACAATCACGTCATCATGCGCGGTGACTACAGCGGACCAATGGCGGCCCAGATCGTGCTCAGGGAACCCACCGTCGACCACGCTGTGCTCGAAGTCGCCCGGGGCGGTATCATGCGCCGGGGCCTGGGATTCGACACCTGCGACGTGGGTGTGCTGCTCAACATCGCCAGCGACCATCTGGGCGAATACGACATTCATACGCTGGACGAGCTGGCGCGCTGCAAGACAGTGGTCGTCGACGCGGTCAAGCCGGACGGCACCTCGGTGCTCAACGCCGACGACCCGCGGGTGATGGATCAGGGAACATACTGGGCAAGCGGCCGGATCGTCTATTTTTCGATGCGCCCGGAAACCGAAGCGCTGCGCGCCCATGTCGCCGATCACGGCATCCTGTTCACCGTCGCCGGCGGCAGCGGCAGCAGCCTTGCCGGCGGCCGGATCGTCATGCGCCAGGGTCAGGTAGAGGCCGACGTGGTCGCGATCGACGACATGCCGATCGCCTTCGAGGGTCACGCGCCATTCAACGTTCAAAACGCCATGGCGGCGGCGGCGGCGGGCTTCGCACTCGGGTTGACCCTGGGCGACATCAAAATGGGATTGCAGAGCTTCTTCCCCACACCGGGCATGCTCCCCGGACGGACCAATCTCATCGAGGCCGACGGCGTTCGCTGTCTCATAGACTACGGCCACAATGTCCCGGCGCTGACGGCGCTGGAACCACTCGTGACAGGCCTCAGCGGGGGCGGACGTCGAATCGGCGTGGCCAGCGCGCCCGGCAACCGGCGCAACGACGATCTGATGGCCCTGGGCGCGCAGATTGCCCGGATGCTGGATCATCTCTATATCTGCGAGTCCGATCCGCGCGGCCGCAAGATTGGCGAAGCGGCGGATCTGATCCGGCGCGGCGCCGAAGCCGAAGGCGGCTGTACCGTCGAAATCGTCATGGCCGAGAATGCAGCGGTGGAAAAGGCGATCGACGCGGCGGTCCAGGGAGATCTGCTGCTGTTGCTGGTCGATGACATCGACGGCGTCGTCCAGCGCCTGAAGGGTCGCAGCTTTTCGCGGCCGGCGCCTTTGGCGGGCTGA
- a CDS encoding ATP-grasp domain-containing protein — translation MKNIFVIGLNEINRQRLQRLRGVDDITFHGVIDPSRVYEMEDYDIPAMLAEAEATLSAFDGTIDAIVGYMDFPVSTMLPILCRKFGVRATSLESLLKCEHKYWSRTVQREVIPDHIPGFTWFDPFDESALARIGEAGMSFPFFVKPIKSSGSRLAFRIDSPEDFDFAIGRLREGIASVAESFDFVLDHADLPEEIRAVSGRCCMAEQVIGGRQCTLEGYVYEGDVVPYGIVDSIRYPQVLSFFYYLYPSQLPQRVQKKMGDLARTVMSHVGYDNSAFNIEFFWDEVQDRIWLLEINTRVAQSHCDLFEKVDGLSHQQVTIDLGLGRRPVMPHREGAYNVGAEFFYRVFFADATVTRVPTAEEVAAAAAKVPGTFIAPQVTEGMRLSDLPEQDSYSYAVACIWMGANKQSTLLWNYDRVLKGLDFEFAEIDG, via the coding sequence GTGAAAAATATCTTCGTCATCGGTCTCAACGAGATCAACCGCCAACGGCTGCAGAGACTGCGCGGCGTCGACGATATCACGTTCCACGGCGTTATCGATCCATCCAGGGTCTACGAGATGGAGGACTACGACATTCCGGCCATGCTGGCGGAAGCCGAGGCAACGCTCAGCGCCTTCGACGGCACCATCGATGCCATCGTGGGGTATATGGATTTCCCGGTCTCCACGATGCTGCCGATTCTGTGCCGCAAATTCGGTGTCCGCGCCACCTCTCTGGAATCGCTGCTCAAATGCGAGCACAAATACTGGAGCCGAACCGTCCAGCGCGAAGTGATCCCCGACCACATCCCCGGTTTCACCTGGTTCGACCCGTTCGACGAGTCCGCACTTGCCCGGATCGGCGAAGCCGGCATGTCGTTCCCGTTCTTCGTCAAGCCGATCAAATCCTCGGGCTCGCGCCTGGCATTCCGGATCGATTCACCGGAAGACTTCGACTTCGCGATCGGCCGGCTTCGCGAGGGCATCGCCTCGGTCGCGGAATCGTTCGACTTCGTCCTCGACCACGCCGATCTGCCGGAGGAAATCCGCGCCGTCAGCGGCCGTTGCTGCATGGCCGAACAGGTGATCGGCGGACGTCAATGCACACTCGAAGGGTATGTCTACGAGGGTGACGTCGTCCCCTACGGCATTGTCGACTCGATCCGTTATCCGCAGGTGCTCAGCTTCTTTTACTATCTGTATCCGTCGCAGTTGCCGCAGCGGGTTCAAAAAAAGATGGGCGACCTTGCCCGCACGGTGATGTCTCATGTCGGCTATGACAATTCGGCGTTCAACATCGAGTTCTTCTGGGACGAGGTGCAGGACCGGATATGGCTGCTGGAAATCAATACCCGGGTCGCGCAATCCCATTGCGACCTGTTCGAAAAGGTCGACGGCCTGTCCCACCAGCAGGTAACCATCGATCTCGGACTTGGACGGCGTCCGGTCATGCCTCACCGCGAGGGTGCCTATAATGTCGGCGCGGAGTTCTTCTATCGCGTCTTCTTCGCTGACGCCACGGTCACCCGGGTGCCGACGGCCGAGGAAGTGGCTGCCGCCGCCGCGAAGGTCCCGGGCACCTTCATCGCGCCGCAAGTGACCGAAGGCATGCGCCTGTCCGATCTTCCCGAACAGGACAGCTACAGCTATGCGGTCGCCTGCATCTGGATGGGCGCGAACAAGCAGTCGACGCTGCTGTGGAATTACGACCGCGTCCTGAAAGGACTGGACTTCGAGTTCGCCGAGATCGATGGATAG